Below is a genomic region from Staphylococcus carnosus.
AACGTTAAGTGATTTATATGAGGACGATATTGTCTATACATCTCGACCTTCATATGTTTCAAATCCATGGTTGGAACCAGATGAACATCAATCTAACTTTTTAACTGGACGTGAATTATTAATCGCCAATAAAATGCCAGTTATTGTCCATGAAGCGAGTGTCACAGATAAACTCAAACAACTCTTTGATGAAGTAGGCAAAGAAGTACCTAATAATGTCTATAAGTTTCATAACCAAGCAAGTTATGAACATTTATTGCAATCATTAACAAAAGAAGATCACAAAAAAATCTATTTCCAATATGTGCATAGCGAAGATTTAGTAGCTAAAGAAGATTATGCGCTCGATAAAGATGTGTATGTTGCATTGAATAACAAAGCGCGTATACCTGAATGGACGGCTGGTAAATATCTGCCTAAACGTCAAATTGTAGAAATAGAAGAATTTGAAGCAGCTGTGCGAGATTGGGATTTCCCGCTTGTTTTGAAACCTGGTGATGATTTGCCGACAGCTGGTGGATATGGTGTGATGATTTGTTATAACGAAGAAGATTTAGACAAAGCCATCAAAAGAATTAATAATGCAGTTGAAGAGACAGACACAATTATTATTGAACAAAAAATCGAGGCAATTGCCAACTACTGTGTTCAGTTTGCTTATTCTGAACAATTAGGTTTGAAATATTTAGGTACAACTGAACAGTTAACGAATAAATATGGTTTCTATAATGGTAACCAAAGCGTGCCAGTTGATGAAGTACCGCAAGCTGTCATTGAAGCGGGTAGAGAAATCATGGAAATCGGTATTGATAAAGGTTTCTATGGTGTTGGCGGTTTTGATTTGCTGTTTGATAAATATGGAGATGTTTATGCAATTGATTTGAACTTCCGTCAAAATGGTTCAACAAGTATGTTGTTGTTGGATGATGAATTATCTGGTGCTAACCATAAATTTTATAGTTACTTCGCAAATGGTGACAATACAAAATTTTTCCGTACGATAATGAAGTATGTACGACAAGGTAAAATTTATCCATTGTCTTATTATGACGGAGATTGGTATGGTAAGAATAAAGTGAATTCTCGCTTTGCTTGTATCTGGCATGGCAGCAGTCGTGAAGAAGTTGAACTCAATGAACGTGCATTCTTAAAAGAATTAGAATAATGAAGAATATTAATAAACCAGCAGTTTATTCTGTTGGTTTATTTAGTTATATTCAATAATGTTACATTGACTGATATGAGATATTATCATATATTTGGGATGATAAACAACAATAGAGAAAGTGGGTTTGTTATGGATTATAAACACGAATCATTTTTTAAGGATTTACTTGTAAATGAAACTTACTATATTGCTATCAAGGACAAGAAAATGGTAAGAAAAGAAGTAGATGGCAAAAATTATCCTTGCTTTTGGACTGAGAAAAGCTTAGCAGAAGAGTTTTTTAAAGATAATCATCAAAGTTATGATAAAATTATTTCACGCGACATCGATCGTTTTGTAACAAGTGAAATGGATGATTTATTCGATAAAGGCGATGAAGTACTTGTTAATGTTACGGATACTGTAAAAGGTCATTTTATTGATATTTATGAATTCACAAAAGAATTAATGACTGAACTTGATCGTATTCGTACTGTAGAGTTTTCACGTATTACAGCAAGCACTGATGAAGTCTATGGATTAACAGACAAAGGCAGTAAGCATTTTATTATCATCAGTGAAAATGGTGAAAGCAAGCCGAATATCATGCCAGTATGGAGTGATTACAAATCTGCTGAAAAAGTACGCGACGAAGATTTTGAAGAATGCGAAGTTCGCGAAGTAGAAGGTGAAGTTTTCAGCGACTGGTTAGAAAAATTGAGAGACAATGATGAAGGTGTAGGAATTAATCTCAAACCTGGCGTTGTTGGTACAATAGTTTCTGCGCAAACTTTAAAAAATGAACTTTCATATTAAAAGAAAAATCCGCAACCTGATTATAGGTCGCGGATTTTTTTACTCAGCCCCTAAATAGACACTACCGAGTGCACCTGAAAAGGCGCCGTGTTCGATATAGAATGGTTTGAATCCGCGTAAAACTGTATAGTCTTCTACTACTTTGCGGAGAAGCGGATTGTTATTAAATGAAGAACCGATATATACTACGTTTTCAGTATCGAATTCACGTGCTAGCGTAATCGCCATTGTTGTTACAACTTCGCCGACAACACCCATTACAGAAGCTAATTTATCAGCTGCAGATAGTTCTTTATCTAAGTTATGCAGAACATGTCCGAAGTTAGAAGCTGTTAAATCTCCAGGAATTGGAGGTTCACTGTTTTTATAAATATGTTTGACTTTCAAGTCAATAAATTCTCTATCACCTTGTTGTGCTGTATCAGTAAGTTCAGTATAGTCTGAAAGGCCAGATAACAGGTAACCTAAGCCTTGAATCATCCCACCGCCGGCACCAATACCGCCTACACGTTTTTGTGATTTACCATCAGAAAAGTGTAATGACGTACCGGTTCCGACATTCGCAAAAATATAATTATCTAAGAAATGTCCCTGTTCTTCTAATAAAACCTCAAGTCCTTTAGAAGAAGCATCAAATTCCACAAATTCTTGTGAAGGAAAGTTTAATTGACTTTGTATTAATTTAGCTTTACCACCCGTTAAAGTTACATTAGTACACGTTTGATTGTTCAACCAATCTACTACTTTATCTAAATTTGAAGAAAGTTCAGTGCGGAATGTACGTTCACCATTATTGATTTCTACAATTTTAATTAAAGTCCCGCCAGCATCAATACCGATTTTCATAAATTTCACCTCATAAGTATGTATATCTCATAATCATTAATAGTATAATCAAATGGAAAAGAAAAAACAAAGTTAAGGGGGATAAATAATGCAATTAAGTCCTTATATTATCGTAAATGATGTTAAAAAAGCAGCTGATTTTT
It encodes:
- the ldmS gene encoding L-aspartate--L-methionine ligase LdmS, coding for MKEFRKHSEQPKVTLSDLYEDDIVYTSRPSYVSNPWLEPDEHQSNFLTGRELLIANKMPVIVHEASVTDKLKQLFDEVGKEVPNNVYKFHNQASYEHLLQSLTKEDHKKIYFQYVHSEDLVAKEDYALDKDVYVALNNKARIPEWTAGKYLPKRQIVEIEEFEAAVRDWDFPLVLKPGDDLPTAGGYGVMICYNEEDLDKAIKRINNAVEETDTIIIEQKIEAIANYCVQFAYSEQLGLKYLGTTEQLTNKYGFYNGNQSVPVDEVPQAVIEAGREIMEIGIDKGFYGVGGFDLLFDKYGDVYAIDLNFRQNGSTSMLLLDDELSGANHKFYSYFANGDNTKFFRTIMKYVRQGKIYPLSYYDGDWYGKNKVNSRFACIWHGSSREEVELNERAFLKELE
- a CDS encoding DUF2750 domain-containing protein, which codes for MDYKHESFFKDLLVNETYYIAIKDKKMVRKEVDGKNYPCFWTEKSLAEEFFKDNHQSYDKIISRDIDRFVTSEMDDLFDKGDEVLVNVTDTVKGHFIDIYEFTKELMTELDRIRTVEFSRITASTDEVYGLTDKGSKHFIIISENGESKPNIMPVWSDYKSAEKVRDEDFEECEVREVEGEVFSDWLEKLRDNDEGVGINLKPGVVGTIVSAQTLKNELSY
- the coaW gene encoding type II pantothenate kinase — its product is MKIGIDAGGTLIKIVEINNGERTFRTELSSNLDKVVDWLNNQTCTNVTLTGGKAKLIQSQLNFPSQEFVEFDASSKGLEVLLEEQGHFLDNYIFANVGTGTSLHFSDGKSQKRVGGIGAGGGMIQGLGYLLSGLSDYTELTDTAQQGDREFIDLKVKHIYKNSEPPIPGDLTASNFGHVLHNLDKELSAADKLASVMGVVGEVVTTMAITLAREFDTENVVYIGSSFNNNPLLRKVVEDYTVLRGFKPFYIEHGAFSGALGSVYLGAE